The proteins below are encoded in one region of Microbispora sp. NBC_01189:
- a CDS encoding [LysW]-aminoadipate kinase, giving the protein MIKVGGSLGADMSRACADIRALVDRGDSVVVVHGGGAEADRLADELGRPTRYLTAPGGRRSRYTDAAALDVLVLGMLGRLKPPLVTELLRLGVRAVGLSGADGGMVTARRTPPANVVVDGVRRVVRDDLSGRISAVDAHLPRTLLAAGYVPVISPPAYDPEAGPESGAGLLNVDADRFAARLAVALEADWLVILSNVPGLLRDPGDPASLVTEIPCEDLAGYLDLAGGRMKVKLRTAGEACLAGVPHVVLGDGRGPSPVLTARAGAGTTLVKGVR; this is encoded by the coding sequence GTGATCAAGGTCGGCGGATCGCTCGGCGCGGACATGTCCCGGGCGTGCGCCGACATCCGCGCGCTGGTGGACCGCGGCGACAGCGTCGTCGTGGTCCACGGCGGCGGCGCCGAGGCCGACCGGCTCGCGGACGAGCTCGGCCGCCCGACGCGGTACCTGACCGCGCCCGGCGGGCGCCGCAGCCGGTACACCGACGCGGCGGCGCTCGACGTGCTCGTCCTCGGCATGCTCGGCCGCCTGAAACCCCCGCTGGTGACCGAGCTGCTCCGGCTCGGCGTCCGGGCGGTGGGCCTGTCGGGAGCCGACGGCGGGATGGTCACCGCCCGCCGGACGCCCCCGGCGAACGTCGTCGTGGACGGCGTCCGGCGGGTGGTCCGCGACGACCTGTCCGGGCGGATCTCGGCGGTGGACGCCCACCTGCCGCGGACCCTGCTCGCGGCGGGATACGTGCCGGTGATCTCGCCGCCCGCGTACGACCCGGAGGCGGGCCCGGAGTCCGGCGCCGGGCTGCTCAACGTGGACGCCGACCGGTTCGCCGCGCGTCTCGCGGTCGCGCTGGAGGCCGACTGGCTCGTCATCCTGTCCAACGTGCCGGGGCTCCTGCGGGACCCCGGCGACCCCGCCAGCCTGGTGACCGAGATCCCGTGCGAGGACCTCGCCGGATACCTCGACCTGGCCGGCGGGCGCATGAAGGTCAAACTGCGGACCGCGGGCGAGGCGTGCCTGGCGGGCGTGCCGCACGTCGTCCTCGGCGACGGGCGCGGCCCCTCGCCGGTGCTCACCGCGCGGGCGGGAGCGGGAACCACCCTCGTCAAAGGAGTGCGATGA
- a CDS encoding transposase: MRDTRSADPDRMLPDEIQPAELQPAEILPAELCAALFAPLPRRDQRRRGMDYLYGLLTATGRKSIRNIAGVIGGPATEQSLHHFVCDSTWDWMPVRQALAEYVSGVAPPQAWVVRPVLIPKAGEHSVGVDRRFFPGLGQVGTAQLAMGVWLASERLCSPVNWRLHLPDAWLDDSRRRSRAAIPEGAAADTPSGCAVNAFLDLSAWDLPVRPVVLDARELDVHVLARGLGDAGVPLLARIDGEQQLCLPGRARALSARQIMSAARHTRRRVEVPDTDSGRHTRLVATASVVAPHRHDGGAAPRFPHSGALHMGGPHMRGPHTETPHPGAARSGAVPSGVVRPRSARPGGVPVSRAAGTPEAGGSDRELLLLGISGIGEARPGELWLTNLSTPDLTTLVRLTRLPRLVDEDFADVSDDVGMRDFTGRSFSGWHRHTTLASAACAVSILTERDRTAARGSRAFPPGAGCDGTSEQVA; the protein is encoded by the coding sequence ATGCGCGACACGCGCAGCGCCGATCCCGACCGCATGCTGCCCGACGAGATCCAGCCCGCCGAGCTCCAGCCCGCCGAGATCCTGCCCGCCGAGCTCTGCGCGGCGCTCTTCGCGCCCCTCCCCCGCCGCGACCAGCGCCGCAGGGGAATGGACTACCTGTACGGACTGCTGACCGCGACCGGACGCAAGTCGATCAGGAACATCGCCGGCGTGATCGGCGGCCCGGCCACCGAGCAGAGCCTGCACCACTTCGTCTGCGACTCGACCTGGGACTGGATGCCGGTGCGGCAGGCGCTGGCCGAGTACGTGAGCGGTGTCGCCCCGCCACAGGCCTGGGTCGTGCGGCCGGTGCTCATCCCCAAGGCGGGCGAGCACTCGGTGGGCGTGGACCGGCGCTTCTTCCCCGGTCTCGGCCAGGTGGGCACGGCCCAGCTGGCCATGGGCGTGTGGCTGGCGTCCGAGCGGCTGTGCAGCCCGGTGAACTGGAGGCTGCACCTGCCGGACGCGTGGCTGGACGACAGCCGGCGGCGCAGCCGGGCCGCCATTCCCGAGGGCGCCGCCGCCGACACGCCGTCCGGCTGCGCGGTGAACGCCTTTCTGGACCTGTCCGCGTGGGACCTGCCCGTGCGGCCGGTCGTGCTCGACGCGCGGGAGCTCGACGTCCATGTTCTCGCGCGAGGGCTCGGCGACGCCGGCGTCCCGCTGCTCGCCAGGATCGACGGCGAACAGCAGCTCTGTCTTCCCGGCCGGGCGCGGGCCCTCTCCGCCCGGCAGATCATGTCGGCGGCGCGGCACACCCGGCGCCGCGTCGAGGTGCCGGACACCGACTCCGGGCGGCACACCCGCCTGGTGGCCACGGCCTCCGTCGTGGCGCCGCACCGCCACGACGGAGGCGCCGCCCCCCGTTTTCCGCACTCGGGGGCCCTGCATATGGGGGGTCCGCATATGCGGGGCCCGCATACGGAGACCCCGCATCCGGGGGCCGCGCGGTCCGGGGCCGTACCGTCGGGGGTCGTACGGCCCCGTTCCGCGCGGCCGGGAGGTGTTCCGGTGAGCAGGGCGGCCGGAACCCCCGAGGCGGGCGGCTCCGACCGGGAGCTGCTCCTCCTCGGGATCTCCGGAATCGGCGAGGCGCGGCCGGGGGAGCTGTGGCTCACCAACCTGAGCACGCCGGATCTCACCACGCTGGTCAGGCTGACCCGGTTGCCGCGGCTCGTCGACGAGGACTTCGCCGACGTCTCCGACGACGTGGGAATGCGGGACTTCACCGGCCGGTCGTTCTCCGGGTGGCACCGCCACACCACGCTGGCCTCGGCCGCCTGCGCCGTCTCGATCCTCACCGAGCGGGACAGGACCGCGGCGCGCGGCTCACGCGCCTTCCCTCCCGGTGCCGGGTGTGACGGAACCTCCGAGCAGGTGGCGTAG
- a CDS encoding MmcQ/YjbR family DNA-binding protein: MTAEVPGEIVARLRETCLRLPEAYEEQAWAGTRWRVGRKTFAHVLVVEGGRPPAYARAAGTPGPVVVLTFRSSGEELAALGGLGHPFFRPPWFPDIVGMVVEADVDWSEVTELLAESYRHLAPRRLAGRLDPPPGR, from the coding sequence TTGACGGCGGAGGTTCCCGGCGAGATCGTGGCCCGCCTCCGGGAGACCTGCCTGCGCCTGCCCGAGGCGTACGAGGAGCAGGCGTGGGCAGGCACGCGGTGGCGGGTGGGCAGGAAGACCTTCGCCCACGTGCTCGTGGTCGAAGGCGGCCGGCCGCCCGCGTACGCGCGGGCGGCCGGCACGCCCGGGCCGGTGGTCGTGCTGACGTTCCGGTCGTCCGGGGAGGAGCTGGCCGCCCTGGGCGGCCTCGGCCATCCGTTCTTCCGGCCGCCCTGGTTCCCCGACATCGTCGGCATGGTCGTCGAGGCGGACGTGGACTGGTCCGAGGTGACGGAGCTGCTCGCCGAGAGCTACCGCCACCTGGCGCCCAGGAGGCTGGCCGGACGGCTGGACCCGCCGCCCGGCCGCTGA
- a CDS encoding [LysW]-lysine hydrolase, with product MTSSMTSGTTSRAESLLRRMVEVPSTTGEEAELASLLARELPEWGFRSHIDEVGNVIGRRGDPGAPMIMLMGHMDTVPGDIPVRQEGSLLYGRGTVDAKGPLATMIAAAAAADLRGMQVVVAGVVEEETFGKGAQHLAETFRPDVAVVGEPNGWAGVGIGYKGRVMMRYDVSRPAVHTASPEEKATEAAALFWDRVRSYCDSYCEVVAAGDRAFDRPVPTLNDITGTIERALMTVSVRTPPGFDLAAFERFVTDAARDGTLYVDDRTPPVRVDPAGPAVRALCAGIRRRGERPKLKLKTGTADLNIVEPRWQVPMAVYGPGDSSLDHTDREHIDLVEYGRAVEVLRAALGILAQAEWR from the coding sequence ATGACCAGCAGCATGACCAGCGGTACCACGAGCAGGGCCGAGTCCCTGCTCCGCCGCATGGTGGAGGTGCCCTCGACGACGGGTGAGGAGGCCGAACTGGCCTCCCTGCTCGCCCGCGAACTGCCCGAGTGGGGCTTTCGCAGCCACATCGACGAGGTGGGCAACGTGATCGGCAGGCGCGGCGACCCCGGCGCGCCTATGATCATGCTGATGGGCCACATGGACACCGTGCCCGGCGACATCCCGGTCCGGCAGGAGGGCTCCCTTCTGTACGGGCGGGGCACCGTCGACGCCAAGGGGCCGCTCGCCACGATGATCGCGGCCGCCGCCGCGGCCGACCTGCGCGGCATGCAGGTGGTGGTGGCGGGGGTCGTCGAGGAGGAGACCTTCGGGAAGGGCGCGCAGCACCTCGCCGAGACCTTCCGGCCGGACGTGGCCGTCGTGGGCGAGCCCAACGGCTGGGCCGGCGTCGGCATCGGCTACAAGGGCCGCGTCATGATGCGCTACGACGTCAGCCGGCCGGCGGTGCACACCGCCAGTCCGGAGGAGAAGGCCACCGAGGCCGCGGCCCTCTTCTGGGACCGGGTCCGGTCCTACTGCGACTCCTACTGCGAGGTGGTGGCGGCGGGCGACCGGGCCTTCGACCGTCCCGTCCCCACGCTGAACGACATCACCGGCACGATCGAGCGGGCGCTGATGACCGTGTCCGTACGCACCCCGCCGGGGTTCGACCTGGCGGCCTTCGAGCGCTTCGTCACGGACGCCGCGCGCGACGGGACGCTCTACGTCGACGACCGGACCCCGCCGGTGCGGGTGGACCCCGCGGGGCCCGCCGTACGCGCGCTGTGCGCCGGCATCCGGCGCCGGGGGGAGCGGCCGAAGCTCAAGCTGAAGACCGGGACCGCCGACCTGAACATCGTGGAGCCCCGCTGGCAGGTGCCCATGGCGGTCTACGGTCCCGGTGACTCCAGCCTCGACCACACCGATCGCGAGCACATCGACCTGGTCGAGTACGGCAGGGCCGTGGAGGTCCTGCGTGCGGCGCTCGGGATCCTCGCCCAGGCGGAGTGGCGTTGA
- a CDS encoding BTAD domain-containing putative transcriptional regulator: protein MGNTVVKLAKNRQLTVLALLATEANKIVSVGRIIDAVWGDASPITADKQIQTCVWRLRSVFEAAGAPANIIETTQGGYRLRLGESGLDAWLFERAVARGRSRVEDGDLGGAAEEYRAGLSLFRGQPLAELDSAVIEAVATYWAERRLSVLEECLDLELAMGRHRELVGELRLLVEEHPLREHLRAKLMTALYLSDRRADALAVYRAGRTALVNNLGLDPCARLQDLHRRIIAGHPVPSPFPQRARHAAKIPAQLPAGVGDFTGRLDQVDWLCRELNHDRTDRPRVIALVGRGGVGKTALAVHAAHKVRDHYPDGQIHANLRGSTEPRQAADVLAEFLHALGVPQRSVPPDLSGRATLFRSVSAGRRLLVLLDDVADYEQIEPLLPGDRGSVVLCTSQPSMIQAPGVAMRRVEGLTAAEGVQLLAQLVGAERVAQEPESARLVVERCGHLPLAIRAAAARLNARPAYRLDRFVDRLSDEDRRITELTYGSLDTGARLVASAERLPDVARTLWLLLSVMNLTHVSAWAAAAVADLSEDEAQRLLDLLVDHQVLDVVSEDGLGGSRYEFHSLVRIRARALAAAELDATTRAKARDRLLDVFSWLEEHARVALRSPRNGLARPAPASVLRIGRTIIRDITQYADVWLAQERPNLAELREPLVATSV from the coding sequence GTGGGAAATACGGTCGTCAAGCTCGCCAAGAACAGGCAGCTGACCGTTCTCGCGCTTCTGGCGACCGAAGCGAACAAGATCGTGTCGGTGGGAAGAATCATCGACGCCGTCTGGGGGGACGCCTCGCCGATCACGGCGGACAAGCAGATCCAGACCTGTGTGTGGCGGCTGCGTTCGGTCTTCGAGGCGGCCGGCGCGCCCGCGAACATCATCGAGACCACGCAGGGGGGATACCGGCTGCGCCTGGGCGAGTCGGGCCTGGACGCGTGGCTGTTCGAGCGGGCAGTGGCCCGCGGGCGGAGCAGGGTGGAGGACGGTGATCTCGGCGGTGCGGCGGAGGAGTACCGGGCGGGTCTGTCGCTGTTCCGCGGGCAGCCGCTCGCGGAGCTCGACAGCGCGGTGATCGAGGCGGTCGCCACCTACTGGGCCGAGCGCAGGCTGTCGGTGCTGGAGGAGTGCCTCGACCTCGAACTCGCCATGGGCCGGCACCGCGAGCTCGTGGGCGAGCTGCGGCTGCTCGTGGAGGAGCACCCGCTGCGCGAGCACCTGCGCGCCAAGCTCATGACGGCGCTCTACCTGTCCGACCGGCGCGCGGACGCGCTGGCGGTGTACCGCGCGGGCCGTACGGCGCTGGTCAACAACCTCGGCCTCGATCCCTGTGCGCGCCTGCAGGACCTGCACCGCCGGATCATCGCCGGGCACCCCGTCCCCTCACCGTTCCCGCAGCGCGCCCGGCACGCGGCGAAGATCCCCGCGCAGCTGCCCGCAGGCGTCGGCGACTTCACCGGCAGGCTCGACCAGGTCGACTGGCTGTGCCGGGAGCTCAACCACGACCGGACCGACCGGCCGCGGGTCATCGCCCTGGTGGGCCGTGGCGGCGTGGGCAAGACGGCACTGGCCGTCCACGCGGCGCACAAGGTGCGCGACCACTACCCGGACGGGCAGATCCACGCCAACCTGCGCGGCAGCACCGAACCGCGGCAGGCGGCCGACGTGCTCGCGGAGTTCCTGCACGCGCTGGGGGTGCCGCAGCGGAGCGTCCCGCCGGACCTGTCCGGCCGCGCGACGCTGTTCCGCAGCGTGAGCGCCGGCCGCCGCCTGCTCGTCCTGCTGGACGACGTGGCCGACTACGAGCAGATCGAGCCGCTGCTGCCCGGCGACCGGGGCAGCGTGGTGCTGTGCACGAGCCAGCCCAGCATGATCCAGGCGCCCGGCGTCGCCATGCGCCGCGTCGAGGGGCTCACCGCCGCCGAGGGCGTGCAGCTGCTCGCCCAGCTCGTGGGAGCGGAGCGCGTCGCGCAGGAGCCGGAGAGCGCCCGGCTGGTCGTCGAACGCTGCGGGCACCTGCCGCTGGCGATCCGCGCCGCCGCCGCCCGCCTCAACGCCCGCCCGGCCTACCGGCTCGACCGGTTCGTCGACCGCCTGTCGGACGAGGACCGCAGGATCACCGAGCTGACCTACGGTTCCCTGGACACCGGCGCCCGGCTCGTCGCCTCGGCGGAGCGGCTGCCCGACGTGGCCCGCACGCTGTGGCTGCTGCTGAGCGTCATGAACCTGACGCACGTCTCGGCCTGGGCGGCGGCCGCGGTCGCCGACCTGTCGGAGGACGAGGCGCAGCGGTTGCTCGACCTCCTGGTCGACCACCAGGTGCTCGACGTGGTCAGCGAGGACGGCCTGGGCGGCTCCCGCTACGAGTTCCACTCGCTGGTGCGGATCCGGGCCCGTGCGCTCGCGGCCGCGGAGCTGGACGCGACGACCCGCGCCAAGGCCCGCGACCGGCTGCTCGACGTGTTCTCATGGCTGGAGGAGCACGCGCGGGTGGCCCTCCGATCGCCCCGCAACGGCCTGGCGCGCCCCGCGCCGGCCTCCGTGCTGCGCATCGGCCGGACCATCATCCGCGACATCACCCAGTACGCCGACGTGTGGCTCGCCCAGGAGCGGCCCAACCTCGCGGAGCTCCGCGAGCCGCTCGTCGCCACGAGCGTGTGA
- the argC gene encoding N-acetyl-gamma-glutamyl-phosphate reductase: protein MRAAVVGGSGYIGGEIVRLLLRHPHIELAQVTSERQAGRPLRVSHPNLRGQTDLCFTREEDLSPCDVVFLATPHGTSTRSVERWSGLAPTVVDLSADFRIHDPARRARFYPGPPPDPAWLARFQPGIPELNRDGLRGATHIAVAGCMANAAILALHPLAAEGLIGGAVVVDARTGSSGGGRTPDEGSHHPERSGAMRMAKPHGHRHTAEIEQACGITAHMSVTAVEAVRGVQVACHVTPSRTVTERELWAVYRKAYGEEPFVRVIRERSALHRMPEPKILSGSNFCDIGLALAPGGDHLVVVAALDNLVKGGAGNAVQCLNIAADWEETAGLGFAGLHPV, encoded by the coding sequence ATGAGGGCCGCCGTCGTCGGCGGCAGCGGCTACATCGGCGGTGAGATCGTCCGGCTGCTGCTGCGTCATCCGCACATCGAACTGGCACAGGTCACCTCGGAACGGCAGGCCGGGCGCCCCCTGCGGGTCTCCCACCCGAACCTGCGCGGCCAGACCGACCTGTGCTTCACCCGTGAGGAGGACCTGTCGCCCTGCGACGTCGTCTTCCTCGCGACCCCGCACGGCACGTCGACGCGCTCCGTCGAACGCTGGTCGGGGCTCGCGCCGACGGTCGTGGACCTCAGCGCGGACTTCCGGATCCACGACCCGGCGAGGCGGGCGCGCTTCTATCCCGGGCCGCCGCCCGACCCCGCGTGGCTGGCCCGCTTCCAGCCCGGCATCCCGGAGCTCAACCGGGACGGGCTGCGCGGCGCCACCCACATCGCGGTGGCCGGCTGCATGGCCAACGCGGCGATCCTCGCGCTGCACCCGCTGGCGGCCGAGGGACTGATCGGCGGCGCGGTCGTCGTCGACGCCCGTACGGGCTCCAGCGGCGGCGGGCGGACGCCCGACGAGGGCAGCCATCATCCCGAGCGCAGCGGCGCGATGCGGATGGCCAAACCCCACGGGCACCGCCACACCGCGGAGATCGAGCAGGCGTGCGGGATCACGGCGCACATGTCGGTGACCGCCGTGGAGGCGGTGCGCGGGGTGCAGGTCGCCTGTCACGTCACCCCCTCCCGCACGGTCACCGAACGCGAACTGTGGGCCGTCTACCGCAAGGCGTACGGCGAGGAGCCGTTCGTCCGCGTGATCAGGGAACGCTCGGCGCTGCACCGCATGCCGGAACCGAAGATCCTCTCCGGCAGCAACTTCTGCGACATCGGGCTGGCCCTCGCCCCCGGCGGCGACCACCTGGTGGTGGTGGCCGCACTGGACAACCTGGTGAAGGGAGGTGCCGGAAATGCCGTCCAGTGCCTCAACATCGCCGCTGACTGGGAGGAGACCGCGGGACTCGGATTCGCCGGGCTCCACCCCGTCTGA
- a CDS encoding chorismate mutase — MAKLNALRAQIDSLDQKLAEIIAERLGLCAQVAHVKLAEGISMMQPDRVTAVRDAYAGRARELGVSPDLLVRVAALLIDEACRLEAGIMGTSIGPHTSEHTRAGGAGGVADGTRV; from the coding sequence GTGGCGAAACTCAACGCACTAAGAGCGCAAATAGACAGCCTCGACCAGAAATTGGCGGAAATCATCGCCGAACGTCTCGGGCTGTGCGCTCAGGTGGCTCACGTGAAGTTGGCCGAGGGGATTTCCATGATGCAGCCGGACCGCGTCACCGCAGTTCGCGACGCCTACGCCGGACGGGCACGAGAGCTGGGCGTGTCACCGGACCTCCTGGTCCGGGTGGCCGCTCTCCTCATCGACGAGGCCTGCCGGCTGGAAGCGGGAATCATGGGAACGTCGATCGGACCCCACACCTCTGAACATACCCGGGCAGGCGGAGCTGGAGGCGTAGCCGATGGGACCAGAGTGTAA